A section of the Papio anubis isolate 15944 chromosome 16, Panubis1.0, whole genome shotgun sequence genome encodes:
- the SCP2D1 gene encoding SCP2 sterol-binding domain-containing protein 1, translating to MWKRSGHQPKIKAEDGPLAGQFEVLGSVPEPAMPHPLELSELESFSVFEDIRLHIREVGAQLVKKVNAIFQLDITKDGKIILQWTIDLKNGSGDMYPGPARLPADTVFTIPEPVFMELVLGKMNPQKAFLAGKFKVSGKVLLSQKLERVFKDWAKF from the coding sequence ATGTGGAAGAGAAGTGGCCATCAACCCAAGATCAAAGCAGAGGATGGACCTCTGGCTGGCCAATTCGAGGTTCTGGGTTCAGTTCCAGAACCTGCCATGCCACATCCTCTAGAGCTGTCAGAACTCGAGAGCTTCTCGGTGTTTGAGGACATTAGGCTTCACATCAGGGAAGTGGGAGCTCAATTGGTCAAGAAAGTCAATGCCATCTTTCAGCTGGACATCACCAAAGATGGGAAGATCATTCTGCAGTGGACCATTGATCTGAAGAATGGTTCTGGGGACATGTATCCGGGACCTGCCAGGCTCCCAGCAGACACTGTCTTTACAATCCCGGAGCCCGTCTTTATGGAGCTGGTTTTGGGCAAAATGAACCCACAGAAGGCTTTCCTTGCTGGCAAGTTCAAAGTGAGTGGCAAGGTTCTGCTTAGCCAGAAGCTGGAAAGGGTTTTCAAAGACTGGGCTAAATTTTAA